One segment of Streptomyces sp. NBC_00576 DNA contains the following:
- a CDS encoding TetR/AcrR family transcriptional regulator codes for MAHVSAAERRPQLIKAAIDLMTREGVSAGSTRAIATELGVAQATVHYTFGTKEELYRAVMEQLTAELVAQVEQSVPEDAGFEETVGTLASALWSTVREKPGHHLLLTELSVFALRTPALNEALESHYRGVVEVTARLVTQAAERTGQPLAQPAETVARFFLSGFDGLVMQRLTHPDEKAETTCLQAFIAAVVALARGRLNLATVPAF; via the coding sequence ATGGCTCATGTCTCAGCGGCCGAGCGCCGCCCTCAACTGATCAAAGCAGCGATCGACCTCATGACGAGAGAAGGGGTCTCGGCCGGCAGCACACGTGCCATCGCCACCGAACTGGGCGTCGCCCAAGCCACCGTGCACTACACGTTCGGCACGAAGGAGGAGCTCTACCGCGCCGTCATGGAACAGCTCACGGCGGAGCTGGTGGCGCAGGTCGAGCAGTCCGTTCCGGAGGACGCCGGATTCGAGGAGACGGTCGGCACATTGGCCTCGGCCCTCTGGAGCACCGTGCGCGAGAAGCCGGGCCACCACCTCCTCCTCACGGAGCTGAGCGTGTTCGCACTGCGCACGCCCGCACTCAACGAAGCTCTTGAGAGCCACTATCGGGGCGTGGTCGAAGTGACGGCGAGGCTCGTGACGCAGGCCGCCGAGCGCACAGGTCAACCCCTGGCCCAGCCCGCGGAAACAGTCGCGCGGTTCTTCCTCTCCGGTTTCGACGGGCTCGTCATGCAGCGACTGACCCACCCCGACGAGAAGGCCGAGACAACTTGCCTGCAAGCCTTCATCGCCGCAGTTGTGGCACTGGCCCGCGGCCGGCTGAATCTGGCGACCGTCCCGGCATTCTGA
- a CDS encoding right-handed parallel beta-helix repeat-containing protein yields MRPIAMPSMPSMPALPPMPSATRLVASAATALLLMAAPLTAPSALAAAADTPTPGAASTAAADLTWSPITFGQSTDLNFASNVLPEKVGTNYAKPEHPGTLDGRIELESRGGKLAPGHDGLTFYQTALNPKTDNFVLTADMTVEQFGPETGAAVNSADSAGIMVRDVNGAPRQEPMVLGFEEVPAASNIFGAGMMKTGLSGFSRTGVVKPYGNPGGALKATTFTKDAKYALPTGTPVTLRLERTDTEFVMSATFTHAGEPATFVQRVAGADWVQDIDPDHMYVGFYAARNAKVSFANARLELSEAHTQPRTPVQTTPVAPALTLFSAPETSTRDYTIRARPNYDGTLVVTDTSSGERIAEARVAANEIFGQQVQLAADQTDFVFDLTFTPDAASSPGTPVSKSLKVVRKAYGEKGDGRVIHASPGGTGAGAGTVSDPVDLATALKYVAPGGEVLLHGGTYQPAGTLNLDASYSGLDGKPKTLKPYRNESVVIDGRDALDVVLRLDADHWNVRGFHITHAQANAMRVSGSYNLVERMLFDYNGNTGFQITGSGSDPALWPSYNLVQGNESHDNRDVDDENADGFAAKLGVGAGNVFRGNIAHHNIDDGWDLYNRTNEGANLPITLVDNVAYANGRLSNGYDEDSNRGSGFKLGGEGLPVDHVVRGNIAYDNNLDGFTDNFNPGRMTLTGNTSFDNKRFNYIARFNPYFTADEQGVYRDNLSFRTAGGPGGAEPVRDFLSGDVDRTNVLFDGEQAVNSDGTTFATAADFCSLTPPATYERNRDGTPRHGAFLRPTRHSPLNTAGTDGSVVGALAAGRR; encoded by the coding sequence ATGAGACCCATAGCGATGCCCTCGATGCCCTCGATGCCCGCGCTCCCCCCGATGCCATCAGCCACCAGACTGGTCGCCTCGGCAGCCACCGCGCTGCTCCTGATGGCCGCCCCACTCACCGCCCCCTCAGCCCTTGCCGCCGCCGCCGACACCCCCACCCCCGGAGCGGCAAGCACCGCGGCCGCCGACCTCACCTGGTCCCCCATCACCTTCGGTCAGTCCACCGACCTCAACTTCGCCTCCAACGTGCTCCCCGAGAAGGTCGGCACCAACTACGCCAAGCCCGAGCACCCCGGCACCCTCGACGGCCGGATCGAGTTGGAGAGCCGGGGTGGCAAGCTCGCGCCTGGGCACGACGGCCTCACCTTCTACCAGACCGCCCTGAATCCGAAGACCGACAACTTCGTCCTCACCGCCGACATGACCGTCGAGCAGTTCGGGCCGGAGACCGGGGCAGCCGTCAACTCGGCCGACAGCGCCGGGATCATGGTGCGTGACGTGAACGGGGCGCCCCGTCAGGAGCCGATGGTTCTGGGGTTCGAAGAGGTGCCCGCCGCCTCCAACATCTTCGGCGCCGGCATGATGAAGACCGGGCTCAGTGGCTTCAGCCGCACCGGTGTCGTCAAGCCCTACGGCAACCCCGGCGGCGCCCTCAAAGCCACCACCTTCACCAAGGACGCCAAGTACGCGCTGCCCACCGGCACGCCCGTCACCCTCCGACTGGAGCGCACCGACACCGAGTTCGTGATGTCGGCGACCTTCACACACGCCGGCGAGCCCGCCACCTTCGTGCAGCGGGTGGCCGGCGCCGACTGGGTTCAGGACATCGATCCCGACCACATGTACGTCGGGTTCTACGCCGCCCGTAACGCCAAGGTCAGCTTCGCCAACGCCCGCCTTGAGCTGAGCGAGGCGCACACCCAGCCCCGTACGCCGGTTCAGACGACCCCCGTGGCGCCCGCCCTGACGCTGTTCTCGGCGCCCGAGACCAGCACCCGTGACTACACGATCCGGGCACGCCCCAACTACGACGGCACCCTCGTCGTCACCGACACCAGCAGTGGTGAGCGGATCGCCGAGGCGCGGGTAGCCGCGAACGAGATCTTCGGGCAGCAGGTCCAACTTGCCGCCGATCAGACCGACTTCGTTTTCGATCTGACCTTCACGCCGGACGCGGCCTCGTCTCCCGGTACCCCGGTCAGCAAGTCGCTCAAGGTTGTCAGGAAGGCGTACGGCGAGAAGGGCGACGGGCGGGTCATCCACGCCTCCCCGGGCGGTACGGGCGCGGGCGCCGGTACCGTCTCCGATCCCGTCGATCTCGCCACCGCCCTCAAGTACGTCGCGCCGGGCGGTGAGGTGCTCCTGCACGGCGGGACCTATCAGCCGGCCGGCACGCTCAACCTCGATGCCTCGTACAGCGGGCTCGACGGGAAGCCCAAGACGCTCAAGCCGTACCGGAACGAGTCGGTCGTCATCGACGGGCGCGACGCCCTCGACGTCGTGCTGCGGCTCGATGCCGACCACTGGAACGTGCGCGGCTTCCACATCACCCACGCGCAGGCCAACGCCATGCGCGTCAGCGGTAGTTACAACCTCGTCGAGCGGATGCTGTTCGACTACAACGGCAACACCGGCTTCCAGATCACCGGCAGCGGCAGCGACCCGGCTCTGTGGCCGTCGTACAACCTCGTCCAGGGCAACGAGTCGCACGACAACCGGGACGTCGACGACGAGAACGCCGACGGGTTCGCCGCCAAGCTCGGGGTCGGCGCCGGCAACGTCTTCCGGGGGAACATCGCCCACCACAACATCGACGACGGCTGGGACCTCTACAACCGTACGAACGAAGGCGCCAACCTGCCGATCACCCTGGTGGACAACGTCGCCTACGCCAACGGCCGCCTGAGCAACGGGTACGACGAGGACAGCAACCGGGGGAGCGGATTCAAGCTGGGCGGGGAAGGGCTGCCCGTCGACCACGTCGTACGGGGCAACATCGCCTACGACAACAACCTCGACGGCTTCACCGACAACTTCAACCCGGGCCGGATGACGCTGACCGGCAACACGTCCTTCGACAACAAGCGGTTCAACTACATCGCCCGCTTCAATCCGTACTTCACGGCGGACGAGCAGGGCGTCTACCGCGACAATCTCTCCTTCCGCACGGCGGGCGGGCCTGGCGGTGCCGAACCCGTTCGGGACTTCCTCTCGGGAGACGTCGACCGTACGAACGTCCTCTTCGACGGGGAACAGGCCGTGAACTCCGACGGTACGACGTTCGCGACGGCCGCCGACTTCTGCTCGCTCACCCCGCCCGCCACGTACGAACGGAACCGGGACGGCACTCCGCGCCACGGCGCCTTCCTCCGTCCGACCCGCCACAGCCCGTTGAACACGGCGGGCACGGACGGTTCCGTTGTGGGGGCGCTGGCCGCCGGGCGGCGCTGA
- a CDS encoding MazG-like family protein, with amino-acid sequence MADDNVWATIDDLWTWLEANQAHPGREALLLRMLKLTEEVGEVAQAVIGATGQNPRKGTTHTWDDVQAELCDVALTALVALRTLTPDAREVFTTHLERVRERSLGPAS; translated from the coding sequence ATGGCCGATGACAACGTCTGGGCAACGATCGACGACCTCTGGACCTGGCTCGAGGCCAACCAGGCGCATCCCGGCCGCGAAGCCCTTCTCCTGCGCATGCTCAAGCTGACCGAGGAGGTCGGCGAGGTCGCGCAGGCGGTGATCGGCGCGACCGGCCAGAATCCGCGCAAGGGGACCACTCACACCTGGGACGACGTCCAGGCGGAGCTGTGCGACGTCGCCCTCACGGCGCTGGTGGCCCTGCGCACCCTGACCCCGGACGCCCGGGAGGTCTTCACGACCCACCTGGAACGGGTCAGGGAACGCTCACTGGGCCCTGCATCCTGA
- a CDS encoding serine/threonine protein kinase, whose translation MQTTPLSPEDPAHIGGFELLGRVGQGGMGQVYLGESPGGEPAAVKVIKPSVVDSTARLRFAQEIEILKTVWGARIAQLLDADAEAEQPWLATEYVDGPDLGKHVSTHGPLPALLVLSLGATLAEGLGYVHKQGLLHRDLKPANILLGPNGPKIIDFGLAVFAESGVSLTAANTVVGTPSCMPPEQANGVKPLTSAVDVYALGALLLFAATGHLPYHANNIHVLFHMVTDPATNPDLTGAPPELVPLLTAMLSHDAQDRPALTEVVQQCRALVEAQGLKLAQARRRLTTYTAAPPQDFPTLLPAPPADSTGTSTPTALDPTVAPSHDETPAATTIPDVSVPDAHPTVLLTPPSQAADEPAQQEPTPPAQEDTPRRARPDGKPRARSLRHSAQARRTAQQLREAYSARAAF comes from the coding sequence GTGCAGACGACGCCGCTCAGCCCCGAGGATCCCGCCCACATCGGCGGCTTTGAGCTGCTCGGCCGGGTCGGCCAGGGCGGTATGGGTCAGGTGTATCTCGGTGAATCGCCGGGCGGCGAACCCGCAGCGGTCAAGGTCATCAAGCCGTCCGTGGTCGATTCGACGGCTCGGCTGCGTTTCGCGCAGGAGATCGAGATCCTCAAGACGGTCTGGGGTGCGCGGATCGCGCAGCTCCTCGACGCGGACGCGGAGGCGGAGCAGCCCTGGCTGGCCACCGAGTACGTGGACGGGCCGGACCTCGGCAAGCATGTGTCGACGCACGGCCCGCTGCCCGCTCTCCTCGTCCTGTCACTCGGGGCGACGCTCGCCGAGGGTCTGGGCTATGTGCACAAGCAGGGGCTGCTGCACCGGGATCTGAAGCCCGCGAACATCCTGCTCGGCCCGAACGGCCCCAAGATCATCGATTTCGGCCTCGCCGTCTTCGCCGAGTCGGGCGTTTCCCTCACCGCCGCCAACACGGTCGTCGGTACGCCTTCCTGCATGCCGCCGGAGCAGGCAAACGGTGTGAAGCCGCTGACGAGCGCCGTCGACGTGTACGCGCTCGGCGCGCTGCTGCTGTTCGCGGCCACGGGCCATCTGCCGTATCACGCGAACAACATCCACGTGCTGTTCCACATGGTGACCGACCCGGCGACCAACCCCGATCTGACGGGCGCCCCGCCCGAGCTCGTCCCCCTGCTGACGGCCATGTTGTCCCACGACGCACAGGACCGCCCGGCCCTCACTGAGGTCGTCCAGCAGTGCCGTGCCCTCGTCGAGGCGCAGGGGCTGAAGCTCGCCCAGGCGCGCCGCCGTCTCACCACCTACACCGCCGCACCACCCCAGGACTTCCCCACCCTGCTGCCGGCACCGCCGGCCGACAGCACGGGGACCTCCACCCCCACGGCGCTCGATCCGACAGTCGCGCCGTCCCACGACGAGACCCCGGCCGCTACGACGATCCCGGATGTGTCTGTCCCGGATGCCCACCCCACCGTGCTCCTCACCCCGCCGTCCCAGGCGGCGGACGAGCCCGCACAGCAGGAACCGACGCCCCCGGCGCAGGAGGACACACCCCGACGGGCTCGTCCCGACGGCAAGCCCCGGGCCCGTTCGCTGCGCCACTCCGCCCAGGCCCGGCGCACCGCCCAGCAGTTGCGCGAGGCCTACTCGGCGCGGGCCGCGTTCTGA
- a CDS encoding Txe/YoeB family addiction module toxin, whose amino-acid sequence MRDVNFDPAAWDDFQHWLETDRKMTRRVVRLIAEIQRDPFNGIGKPEPLKGDLSGYWSRRIDDEHRLVYRADDKQVKILKARYHYTD is encoded by the coding sequence GTGAGGGACGTCAACTTCGACCCGGCCGCCTGGGACGACTTCCAGCACTGGCTGGAGACCGACCGCAAGATGACGCGCCGTGTCGTCCGCCTCATCGCCGAAATCCAGCGCGACCCGTTCAACGGCATCGGCAAGCCCGAACCGCTCAAGGGGGACCTGTCCGGCTACTGGTCGCGACGCATCGACGACGAACACCGCCTCGTCTACCGAGCCGACGACAAACAGGTCAAGATCCTCAAGGCTCGATACCACTACACGGACTGA
- a CDS encoding helix-turn-helix transcriptional regulator → MAVHAADPISRAGAVSQLRQHPVVELRDEKDSGPGVVALLVSETLDEATLSRLRRLVRSEGAKAVLVVGVLRENELLDVIECGVGAIVWRHEATGHRLAQAVLAAARGDGDLPSDLLGRLISQVGTLHRTAAGQPGAPTSGLAPREVDVLRLVAEGLDTGEIAGKLSYSERTVKNVMHGLTTRLHLRNRAHAVAYALREGYI, encoded by the coding sequence GTGGCCGTGCACGCGGCCGACCCGATATCCCGCGCCGGTGCGGTCAGCCAGCTGAGGCAGCACCCGGTGGTCGAACTCCGGGACGAAAAAGACAGCGGCCCAGGTGTCGTGGCCCTGCTGGTCAGCGAGACCCTCGACGAGGCGACCCTGTCGCGGCTGCGCCGACTCGTCCGCAGCGAGGGAGCCAAGGCCGTTCTCGTGGTCGGTGTCCTGCGTGAGAACGAACTCCTGGACGTCATCGAGTGCGGCGTCGGAGCCATCGTCTGGCGCCACGAGGCCACCGGACACCGGCTGGCGCAGGCCGTACTCGCCGCTGCCCGTGGGGACGGCGACCTGCCCTCCGACCTGCTCGGCCGGCTCATCAGCCAGGTGGGCACGCTGCACCGCACGGCGGCCGGCCAGCCCGGTGCCCCCACCTCGGGCCTCGCGCCGCGCGAGGTCGATGTCCTGCGCCTCGTCGCCGAGGGACTCGACACGGGGGAGATCGCGGGCAAGCTGTCCTACTCCGAGCGCACAGTCAAGAACGTGATGCATGGACTCACCACCCGGCTGCATCTGCGCAACCGGGCGCACGCTGTGGCCTATGCCTTGCGCGAAGGCTACATCTGA
- a CDS encoding helix-turn-helix transcriptional regulator: MQSSSSAPSALYERREALALIADEAARAREGTGRLVLLRGATGTGRTALLEAATAHAEAHGMRVLRVRCSPRGSVATGDHLPVVEQLLSPIEELPAEELTTGAPDESLPAAARLWRLLREYAAGGPVLVAVDDVHLADENSRCWLTEAARRVDRLPVLLLVTERSQYDVDPPTAGLVHTLSPALVRTHTLAPLSGDAASDLVRSAVGDAPEEWVADYVRAGAGNPLLLRALLEDLNATTGAPAALPETCAALYPGAYPAAVSWWLDCAGAATADAARVFAALDELPEGADVELFTETAGAVGADPARVRGWLTAMTRLGLLRHDADGRPRYAHPLLRDAVLTGWPAADRHAAHRAAAEAMLRRGDPTETVAGQLLRSGPVDEVWATDALLDAATGAVRDDRTDDAVVLLRRALTEPMSAGRRAEVLTELGSLEFAAVRSSAGIPRLTEAMRLPGLPQYRVQAAVALGTALARRGEARAAVTLLRNLDGQLTDHPDLLRTVQTTSALLSDHDQTIREEIYRWLRDTAEHSPQSLGPAGRALLVRYEATAGLTSADAAMKQVRALLAEPAGPLAEPFLLGTAAAVAQWADELDEAERLTDRGLTGQRPTLLHPMHEALLNVRADIAAARGDYGQLLSDPESWRRERREGAGTGAGAAAGSGPGFRFGLGWATGPGEAKAATEPGTGSGSGIGIGIGTNTGTGTGSGTGPTNMEAHVLLALVETGRLDEARQLAAAFDLREAHDSWELNRFLYARGVVRGASGDAAGALGDFLECGRRQSARDVLSPVVTPWRAAAAQCQLALGHPREALALAEEELRLARLWNTPRLVGRSLRVLGTATGGRHGLDLTDEAVRVLREASVETELIPALIARGRQLIATGERTRARKSLREAAERAERLGAVSLRSAADESLRESGARSTATTLTASERRIAQLAAEGRTNTEIAESLHLARRTVETHLTSAYRKLGIRRRGELTAALVRVP; encoded by the coding sequence ATGCAGTCATCGTCATCCGCGCCCTCAGCGCTGTATGAACGCCGGGAGGCCCTGGCGCTGATCGCCGACGAGGCAGCCCGCGCCCGCGAGGGAACGGGCCGCCTGGTCCTGTTGCGCGGCGCCACCGGCACCGGCCGCACCGCACTCCTGGAGGCCGCCACCGCCCATGCAGAGGCGCACGGCATGCGCGTTCTGCGCGTCCGCTGTTCTCCCCGGGGCAGCGTCGCGACCGGCGACCACCTCCCCGTCGTAGAGCAACTCCTGTCCCCCATAGAGGAGTTGCCCGCAGAAGAGTTGACCACCGGCGCTCCGGACGAGTCGCTACCGGCCGCCGCCCGGCTCTGGCGGCTGCTGCGCGAGTACGCGGCCGGGGGCCCGGTGTTGGTCGCCGTGGACGACGTACACCTCGCGGACGAGAACTCGCGCTGCTGGCTGACCGAGGCGGCGCGCAGGGTCGACCGATTACCAGTACTGCTGCTGGTGACGGAACGCAGCCAGTACGACGTGGACCCGCCGACCGCCGGCCTGGTCCACACCCTCTCCCCCGCCCTCGTACGCACCCACACGCTCGCCCCGTTGAGCGGCGACGCGGCGTCGGACCTGGTGCGTTCGGCCGTCGGCGACGCGCCGGAGGAGTGGGTGGCGGACTACGTACGGGCGGGCGCGGGCAACCCGCTGCTGCTGCGCGCCCTCCTGGAGGACCTGAACGCCACCACCGGCGCACCGGCGGCGCTCCCGGAGACGTGCGCGGCGCTGTATCCGGGGGCGTACCCGGCGGCGGTGTCCTGGTGGCTGGACTGCGCCGGGGCCGCGACCGCCGACGCGGCGCGCGTGTTCGCCGCGCTGGACGAGCTGCCGGAGGGCGCCGACGTCGAGCTGTTCACCGAGACCGCCGGGGCCGTCGGGGCCGATCCGGCGCGGGTACGGGGCTGGCTGACCGCCATGACGCGGCTCGGCCTGCTGCGCCACGACGCCGACGGGCGCCCCCGCTACGCCCACCCCCTGCTGCGGGACGCGGTCCTCACCGGCTGGCCGGCCGCCGACCGGCACGCGGCACACCGGGCGGCGGCCGAGGCGATGCTGCGACGCGGCGACCCGACCGAGACGGTCGCCGGGCAGCTCCTGCGGTCGGGCCCGGTGGACGAGGTGTGGGCGACGGACGCCCTGCTCGACGCGGCCACCGGCGCGGTCCGCGACGACCGTACCGACGACGCGGTTGTCCTGCTGCGCCGAGCGCTGACCGAGCCGATGTCGGCGGGGCGCCGGGCCGAGGTGCTGACCGAGCTGGGCTCGCTGGAGTTCGCCGCCGTACGTTCCTCGGCGGGCATCCCCCGCCTGACGGAGGCGATGCGCCTGCCCGGCCTGCCGCAGTACCGCGTACAGGCGGCGGTGGCACTGGGCACGGCACTGGCCAGACGTGGCGAGGCACGCGCTGCGGTGACCCTTCTCCGTAACCTGGACGGCCAGTTGACGGACCACCCGGATCTCCTCCGCACGGTCCAGACGACCTCGGCGCTCCTCTCCGACCACGACCAGACGATCCGTGAGGAGATCTACCGCTGGCTGCGCGACACCGCCGAACACTCCCCGCAGTCACTCGGCCCCGCCGGCCGCGCCCTCCTCGTACGGTACGAGGCGACAGCTGGCCTGACCTCGGCGGACGCCGCCATGAAGCAGGTACGCGCCCTGCTCGCGGAGCCGGCCGGCCCACTGGCGGAACCCTTCCTGCTCGGCACGGCGGCGGCGGTGGCCCAGTGGGCCGACGAACTGGACGAGGCCGAACGCCTGACGGACCGAGGCCTGACCGGCCAACGCCCGACGCTGCTCCACCCCATGCACGAGGCCTTGCTGAACGTACGCGCCGACATAGCCGCCGCCCGCGGTGACTACGGGCAGCTGCTGAGCGATCCGGAGTCGTGGCGGAGGGAGCGGCGGGAAGGTGCCGGGACGGGGGCCGGTGCCGCTGCCGGGTCCGGACCGGGGTTCAGGTTCGGGTTGGGGTGGGCGACCGGGCCCGGTGAAGCCAAGGCTGCGACTGAGCCCGGCACCGGATCCGGAAGCGGGATCGGGATCGGGATCGGGACCAACACCGGCACCGGCACGGGCTCCGGCACCGGACCGACGAACATGGAGGCGCACGTACTGCTCGCACTCGTCGAGACCGGCCGCCTCGACGAGGCCAGGCAACTCGCCGCCGCCTTCGACCTGCGGGAGGCGCACGACTCCTGGGAGTTGAACCGTTTCCTGTACGCGCGGGGCGTGGTGCGTGGCGCCTCCGGCGATGCGGCCGGCGCCCTCGGTGACTTCCTGGAATGCGGACGCCGCCAGTCCGCCCGCGACGTACTGAGCCCGGTGGTCACCCCCTGGCGGGCCGCCGCCGCACAGTGCCAACTGGCCCTCGGTCACCCGCGGGAGGCGCTCGCACTGGCCGAGGAGGAGCTCAGGCTGGCCCGGCTGTGGAACACCCCGCGCCTGGTGGGCCGTTCGCTGCGGGTACTCGGCACGGCGACGGGCGGCCGCCATGGCCTCGACCTGACCGACGAGGCGGTACGAGTCCTGCGCGAGGCCTCCGTCGAAACGGAACTGATCCCGGCCCTGATCGCCCGGGGCCGCCAGCTCATCGCCACCGGCGAACGCACCCGCGCCCGCAAGTCGCTGCGCGAGGCAGCCGAACGGGCCGAACGCCTGGGCGCCGTAAGCCTGCGCTCCGCCGCCGACGAGTCCCTCCGCGAGAGCGGCGCCCGCAGCACGGCGACAACGCTGACGGCGAGCGAACGCCGGATAGCGCAACTCGCGGCGGAGGGCCGTACGAACACGGAGATCGCGGAGTCGCTGCACCTGGCCCGACGCACGGTGGAAACCCATCTGACCAGCGCCTACCGCAAGTTGGGCATCCGCCGCAGGGGCGAACTGACGGCGGCGCTGGTCAGAGTTCCGTAG
- a CDS encoding type II toxin-antitoxin system Phd/YefM family antitoxin → MALTASEARRDLFPLIKKVNDDHAPVRIHSKNGDAILMSAEDYDAWQETIYLLRSPANARRLMEAVARDRAGQTGVTKTLEELQELAGEE, encoded by the coding sequence ATGGCCCTCACCGCAAGCGAGGCACGCAGGGACCTTTTCCCCCTGATCAAGAAGGTCAACGACGACCACGCGCCCGTACGCATCCATTCCAAGAACGGCGACGCCATACTCATGTCCGCAGAGGACTACGACGCCTGGCAGGAGACCATCTACCTCCTACGTTCCCCGGCCAACGCCCGCCGTCTCATGGAAGCCGTCGCCCGCGACCGGGCGGGCCAGACAGGGGTCACGAAGACCCTGGAGGAACTCCAGGAACTGGCCGGTGAGGAGTGA
- a CDS encoding DUF6183 family protein produces the protein MSLTAFGEGPAGLSAAQAVGRIADALADTRSRDCARFAVDVAGLLPGGPEGREEGDRVRRSVAEKLVKAQQLRDLEALFGELPERLDDPAVEVRACILGELAMIGAGRGRPVLDAYAERLRELGHPLARLPRTRLDVEHRFGVRVRGLGAVKTPDQLRSRFPEIPPTDRAAVVGRTAVESPDAGRAGVAAEPFTVSGWSREPEVRFFTLAGPLDPRDFNIAFIKELPLECLEGEGTRRGGALTCHTTVDDVINELFAAAHNGGVNGQGQGAAYARLHAWNSLYALMGLPDDLPFPEAVRHAADCRWLRFMAFTDWFHHDTADVAFAVLDPRRTRVAVLAATDTDADAHF, from the coding sequence TTGAGCCTCACGGCGTTCGGCGAAGGGCCCGCGGGGCTCTCCGCGGCGCAGGCCGTCGGACGGATCGCCGATGCTCTCGCCGACACGCGCTCCAGGGACTGCGCGAGGTTTGCCGTGGACGTTGCGGGGCTGCTGCCGGGCGGGCCCGAGGGCCGGGAGGAAGGCGACCGGGTGCGGCGCTCGGTGGCCGAGAAGCTGGTCAAGGCCCAGCAACTGCGGGATCTGGAAGCTCTGTTCGGGGAGCTGCCGGAGCGGCTCGATGACCCTGCGGTGGAGGTACGGGCCTGCATCCTCGGCGAGCTCGCCATGATCGGCGCCGGGCGAGGTCGGCCCGTCCTGGATGCCTACGCGGAGAGGCTGCGCGAGCTGGGGCACCCGCTGGCCCGGTTGCCGAGGACTCGCCTGGACGTCGAGCACCGGTTCGGGGTCCGCGTACGGGGCCTCGGGGCCGTGAAGACCCCCGACCAGCTGCGGTCCCGCTTCCCGGAGATTCCCCCCACCGACAGGGCCGCCGTGGTCGGACGTACGGCCGTTGAGAGCCCCGACGCCGGGCGCGCGGGGGTGGCTGCCGAGCCCTTCACCGTCAGTGGCTGGTCCCGGGAGCCCGAGGTGCGTTTCTTCACGTTGGCGGGCCCGCTCGATCCTCGCGACTTCAACATCGCGTTCATCAAGGAACTGCCCCTGGAGTGCCTGGAGGGTGAGGGCACGCGCCGGGGCGGTGCCCTCACCTGTCACACCACAGTCGACGATGTGATCAATGAACTGTTCGCGGCAGCGCACAACGGCGGGGTGAACGGCCAGGGGCAGGGTGCCGCGTACGCCCGACTGCACGCCTGGAACAGTCTGTACGCGTTGATGGGGTTGCCCGACGACCTTCCGTTCCCGGAGGCGGTGCGGCACGCCGCCGACTGTCGGTGGCTGCGTTTCATGGCGTTCACAGACTGGTTCCACCACGACACGGCGGACGTGGCCTTCGCCGTACTCGATCCTCGTCGTACCCGGGTCGCGGTGCTGGCGGCGACGGACACCGACGCCGACGCCCACTTCTAG
- a CDS encoding DUF1269 domain-containing protein has protein sequence MTDMIAVAYRDETTARQVLAELHSLNTEHSLHLADSVLVTRDEEGKVEIHSSGNPVVSGAVSGAVWGGLIGLLFLQPLLGAAIGAATGGVTASITESDDDNAAFIAQLGQRLQPGGAAVVALVIDATEEKVLPRIAGFGGDLLHASLTLAEEQRLRSAINPRPHPAEWPAA, from the coding sequence ATGACCGACATGATCGCTGTGGCCTACCGCGACGAGACCACCGCCCGGCAGGTGCTGGCCGAACTGCATTCCCTCAACACGGAGCACTCCCTCCACCTTGCCGACTCGGTCCTGGTCACCCGCGACGAGGAGGGCAAGGTCGAGATTCACTCCTCGGGCAACCCGGTCGTCTCCGGCGCCGTCTCCGGCGCAGTCTGGGGCGGCCTGATCGGACTGCTGTTCCTGCAGCCGCTGCTGGGTGCCGCGATCGGTGCCGCAACCGGAGGTGTCACTGCCTCGATCACGGAGAGCGACGACGACAACGCTGCCTTCATCGCCCAGCTCGGCCAACGCCTGCAGCCTGGTGGTGCGGCCGTGGTCGCCCTGGTCATTGACGCCACAGAAGAAAAGGTGCTGCCCCGGATCGCCGGTTTCGGCGGCGATCTTCTGCACGCCTCGCTCACCCTGGCCGAGGAGCAGCGACTCCGTTCAGCGATCAACCCCCGGCCCCACCCGGCCGAATGGCCCGCGGCCTGA